A region from the Chitinophaga sp. Cy-1792 genome encodes:
- a CDS encoding glycoside hydrolase family 26 protein, producing the protein MKKMTLNILILATALGFGACSKSNPGAATSGAGDTAKVSPFQTINYLNSISGKKTIAGIHNREPNATPARWTNEINATTGKYPALWSGDFLFQQDNINNRQLMIDEALREWKKGAVINIMWHACNPAYGAPCGWDDGQGVLSSLTDAQWTELCTDGSPLNTKYKNMVDEIATYLQQLKAQGVEVLWRPMHEMNQGKFWWGGRPGANGTVKLYQWLHNYLTNTKGLTNLIWVWDIQDFGSLSADAVNYNPGAAYYDIAALDVYDGSGYTQTKYETMLRAAKGKLIAIGECDRLPTAAELKTQSSWVFFMSWSELTFDKNTNGEIQQLYNADNIITLEKMPGWK; encoded by the coding sequence ATGAAAAAGATGACTTTAAATATTCTGATATTAGCCACTGCACTGGGATTTGGTGCATGCAGTAAAAGCAATCCCGGCGCCGCCACCAGCGGTGCCGGCGATACCGCGAAGGTGTCCCCGTTCCAGACAATCAACTATCTCAACAGCATCAGCGGCAAAAAAACAATCGCGGGTATCCATAACCGTGAGCCTAATGCCACGCCTGCCCGCTGGACCAACGAGATCAACGCCACCACAGGAAAGTATCCTGCATTATGGAGCGGCGACTTCCTCTTTCAACAGGATAATATCAACAACCGTCAGCTGATGATTGATGAGGCCCTGCGTGAATGGAAGAAAGGAGCCGTGATCAATATCATGTGGCATGCCTGCAACCCTGCCTATGGCGCGCCCTGCGGCTGGGACGACGGACAGGGCGTACTCAGCAGCCTGACCGACGCCCAGTGGACAGAACTCTGCACCGACGGTAGTCCGCTGAATACAAAATATAAAAACATGGTGGACGAAATCGCTACCTATCTCCAACAGCTGAAAGCGCAAGGGGTAGAAGTACTCTGGCGCCCCATGCATGAAATGAACCAGGGGAAATTCTGGTGGGGAGGCAGGCCTGGTGCCAATGGTACCGTAAAACTATACCAGTGGCTGCATAACTACCTGACCAATACCAAAGGACTCACCAACCTGATATGGGTATGGGATATCCAGGATTTCGGTTCTCTCTCCGCTGATGCGGTCAACTATAACCCGGGTGCGGCTTATTATGATATCGCGGCACTGGATGTATATGACGGTAGCGGCTATACGCAAACGAAGTACGAAACTATGTTACGCGCCGCCAAAGGCAAGCTTATCGCGATAGGGGAGTGCGACCGGCTGCCAACTGCTGCTGAGTTGAAGACACAAAGCAGCTGGGTGTTTTTTATGAGCTGGTCTGAACTGACTTTCGATAAAAATACCAATGGTGAAATACAGCAGTTATATAATGCAGATAATATCATCACCCTGGAAAAAATGCCTGGATGGAAATAG